The sequence TAGTATGATAGGTAAAATCCTTGGAGACAGATATGAGATAATTGAGAAAATAGGAGAAGGTGGCATGTCTTATGTATATAAGGCAAAATGTCATAAGCTTAACAGGTTTGTTGCAATCAAAATATTGAAGGAAGCATTCAATAGCAACCAAGAGATAGTTGAAAAGTTCAAACGTGAAGCAACAGCTATTGCTAACTTGATTAATGCCAACATAGTGAATATTTTAGATGTAGGAACCCAAGATGATGTGAATTATATTGTTATGGAGTATATAAACGGGAAAACTTTAAAGCAAATTATAAATGAAAATGGCAAAATGTCATATCAAGCAGCTATTAATATTGGTATTAAAGTAGCTAATGCGTTAGATTGTGCTCATAGAAACAATGTAATTCATCGTGATATAAAGCCTCAAAACATAATGGTAACACCAGAAGGTATAGTTAAAGTTACTGATTTTGGTATAGCGAAATCTGTAGATGCAGCAACAATTTCCTTTACAACTAGCGTTATGGGATCAGCTCATTATTTTTCACCAGAACAAGCTAAGGGATCTTATGTTGATTGTAGAACTGACCTATATTCACTAGGGGTTGTTATGTATGAGATGGTTACAGGTAGAGTTCCATTTGATGGTGATAGTCCAGTGAGCATTGCGGTAAAGCATCTTCAAGAAGAGGTGGTACCACCTAAGAATATAAATCCAGCAATTCCTTTAGGTTTAAATGAGTTTATATTAAAGGCAATGGGTAAGGAACCTGTAAAAAGATATCAATCAGCAAAAGAAATGATTGTAGATCTTGAAAAAATTCTTAATGATCCTAACGTGGTTTTAAATGTTGTAGAAAATGAAAATGACTTTACTAGAATAATGCAACCAGTAAATGTACCATTAAATACTTCTGCTACTACTCCGAAAAAGAAAGTGGAAGAAGATGATGAAGATGAAGATTATGATGATGACTATGATGAAGAGGAAGATGAAGATCCAGCAAAAAAGAAAAAAAGAAAAAAGAAGAATTTTATAATTTACGGAATTATTATCATTGCACTTATTGGATTAGCAGCAGGGGGGGCTCTAGTGTTTGCAAATGTTATGAATCAGCAGCAAGCAACAACTCAACAGATTAAAGTCCCAACAGGTCTTGTTGGAAAAAATAAAGATGATGTTAAAAAAGCTATAGAAGATGCTGGTCTAGTGTATATGGAGGCTGGTAATGAATCTAGTGAAACAGTTCCACAAGGTTCTGTAACCAAGGTTTATCCAGCAGAGGGTACTGATGTAAAGAAGGGCGACAGTATTAGAGTATTTGTAAGTTCAGGAGTAGAAACAGTAAAGGTACCTTCATTAGTTGGAAAATATGAAAGCAGTGCAATTCAAGCTTTAAGGGATGCAGGTCTTGATGTAGGTCAAATATCAAGAGAATTTTCTAGTGCTGATGACAAGGATAAGGTTATAAGACAATCAAAGAATGAAGGCGAAGATGTAAAAAAAGGTGAAAAAATTAACATAGTTGTTAGCAAAGGTGAAGAAATTCTTGTATCAAAGGTACCAAATGTATCTGGTATGAAGAAAGATGATGCAGTTAAAGCATTGAATGATGCTAAATTCCAAGTTAATTTGCTTCAAGGTGATACAACTTCTGATAAGAGTAAAGATGGTATTGTATACTCTCAAAGTCAACCAGCTGGTAGTCAAGTAAAACAAGGTGAAACTGTTGAGATACATTATTATAAGTACGTAGAACCAACACCTGATCCAAAGCCAGCAACAACACCTCCAACACCTGATCCAAAGCCAGCAACAACACCTCCAAAGCCATGATATATTAGATTAGGGATTGGTCAATGAATAAATTTAATTTTTAAAGATAATATGTTCTTATTTTTCGAAAATATTAATAAGTAGAAAAATAAGAACATTATTTTTACGAAAAAACTTGAATTTTCATACTAGGTTTGGTTAATATAAATGTAGAGATTAAATAAATTGGAGGTTCTATGGAAGGTATTATATTAAAAGGTATAGGTGGATTCTATTATGTAAAGACAGAGCAAGGCATAATTGAATGCAAGGCAAGAGGTAAATTTAGATATGATTCTTTAAAACCAATGGTAGGTGACAAAGTTACTATAGAAATAGATAAATCTAATAAAGGATATATCGTGAAGATTCATGAAAGAAGTTCAGAATTAATTCGACCTACTGTTGCTAATGTAACTCAGGCTTATGTGGTTTTTGCTATAAAAAATCCTGATATTAATTTTGATTTACTTAATAGGTT comes from Clostridium sp. TW13 and encodes:
- the pknB gene encoding Stk1 family PASTA domain-containing Ser/Thr kinase; the encoded protein is MIGKILGDRYEIIEKIGEGGMSYVYKAKCHKLNRFVAIKILKEAFNSNQEIVEKFKREATAIANLINANIVNILDVGTQDDVNYIVMEYINGKTLKQIINENGKMSYQAAINIGIKVANALDCAHRNNVIHRDIKPQNIMVTPEGIVKVTDFGIAKSVDAATISFTTSVMGSAHYFSPEQAKGSYVDCRTDLYSLGVVMYEMVTGRVPFDGDSPVSIAVKHLQEEVVPPKNINPAIPLGLNEFILKAMGKEPVKRYQSAKEMIVDLEKILNDPNVVLNVVENENDFTRIMQPVNVPLNTSATTPKKKVEEDDEDEDYDDDYDEEEDEDPAKKKKRKKKNFIIYGIIIIALIGLAAGGALVFANVMNQQQATTQQIKVPTGLVGKNKDDVKKAIEDAGLVYMEAGNESSETVPQGSVTKVYPAEGTDVKKGDSIRVFVSSGVETVKVPSLVGKYESSAIQALRDAGLDVGQISREFSSADDKDKVIRQSKNEGEDVKKGEKINIVVSKGEEILVSKVPNVSGMKKDDAVKALNDAKFQVNLLQGDTTSDKSKDGIVYSQSQPAGSQVKQGETVEIHYYKYVEPTPDPKPATTPPTPDPKPATTPPKP